A window from Patescibacteria group bacterium encodes these proteins:
- a CDS encoding TatD family hydrolase yields the protein MFVDTHAHVNFNAFSQDADEVIRRSLAGDTWMVLVGSEYKTSKKALDYANRYEKGVYAAVGLHPVHLDDLMVESDDENGEYSFRAKTEEFNYDNYEKLAKFEKAVAIGEIGLDYYHINLAGDVSAIKKKQREIFESQLLLARHLDLPAIIHCRQAHDDMLAVLADFKKKRRDMIPADRPWGVMHCFSGDEDLAWKYFSLGLIISFTGLVTFSKRWDDLIRKMPPEKFMIETDCPYMTPEPYRGKRNEPLLVKRVAARIGEIRNLSPERVGEITTKNAREFFGI from the coding sequence ATGTTTGTGGATACCCATGCCCATGTCAATTTTAACGCTTTTAGCCAAGACGCCGACGAGGTAATCCGCCGTTCTTTGGCCGGAGATACCTGGATGGTTTTGGTTGGTTCAGAGTACAAGACTTCAAAAAAAGCCCTGGATTACGCCAACAGATACGAGAAAGGTGTTTACGCCGCGGTTGGCCTGCATCCGGTCCATCTTGATGATCTGATGGTTGAGAGCGACGACGAAAACGGAGAATACAGTTTTCGGGCGAAAACCGAGGAATTTAATTATGACAACTATGAAAAGTTGGCCAAATTTGAAAAAGCGGTGGCGATCGGCGAAATCGGCCTGGATTATTATCATATAAATTTGGCCGGAGATGTTTCTGCCATAAAGAAGAAACAGCGGGAAATTTTTGAAAGCCAACTGCTTTTGGCCCGGCATTTGGATTTGCCCGCGATTATCCATTGCCGCCAAGCCCATGACGATATGCTGGCGGTCTTGGCGGATTTTAAAAAGAAGCGCAGAGACATGATTCCGGCCGACCGGCCATGGGGAGTGATGCATTGCTTTTCCGGAGACGAAGATTTGGCTTGGAAATATTTTTCTCTCGGCCTTATTATTTCTTTCACCGGCCTGGTTACTTTCAGCAAGCGCTGGGACGACTTAATCAGGAAAATGCCCCCGGAAAAATTTATGATAGAAACCGATTGCCCCTACATGACTCCGGAGCCTTATCGCGGCAAACGCAACGAACCGCTTTTGGTTAAGCGCGTAGCGGCGCGCATCGGGGAAATAAGAAATTTGAGCCCGGAACGGGTGGGGGAGATTACAACGAAAAACGCCAGGGAATTTTTTGGTATTTGA
- a CDS encoding UDP-N-acetylglucosamine 1-carboxyvinyltransferase: MSKFIITGGKKLAGEIRVKGAKNAALKIIPASILSKEKISISNLPKIEDIDKALHLLLDLGAEMNRNGDHIEVSTADIGKIELNPEFANKFRASIMFVGPILARFGEVKFPHPGGCVIGAGGRPIDLFLEGFACLGAEIKVDGNYYHLKAKKLK, translated from the coding sequence ATGTCAAAATTTATAATTACCGGGGGAAAAAAATTAGCCGGAGAAATAAGGGTTAAAGGGGCAAAAAATGCGGCTTTAAAAATTATTCCGGCGTCCATCCTCTCCAAAGAAAAAATTTCTATTTCCAATCTGCCCAAAATTGAAGACATTGACAAAGCCCTGCATTTGCTTCTTGACCTGGGGGCGGAAATGAACCGCAACGGAGACCATATTGAAGTTTCCACAGCCGATATCGGCAAAATTGAGCTTAACCCGGAATTCGCCAATAAATTCCGGGCTTCCATAATGTTTGTCGGACCGATTTTGGCCAGATTCGGCGAGGTTAAATTTCCCCACCCCGGCGGTTGCGTTATTGGCGCCGGCGGCCGGCCGATTGATTTGTTTCTGGAGGGCTTTGCCTGCTTAGGAGCTGAAATTAAAGTAGACGGCAATTATTACCATCTGAAAGCAAAAAAACTTAAGG